A single region of the Candidatus Melainabacteria bacterium genome encodes:
- a CDS encoding glycosyltransferase, whose product MRVGIISASFPPDFGWDGGATRAYELAMGLKAAGHEVEIFALAAEIESVTIQDGMRVHRVLVDQKLVQLKVVPKTTPNVLTIWSSRSALWKAFLKAHAQRPFEVLDIPNILWDGLLPSISGMVPVVVRLQQNQSLYDKESIGAKSAFSLDSELVNQFSDLTLNMAEKIYSPTKELAAALVPSNPDKVDIVADPIDMDRFTVYGAMAMPKDSDRKLVIVGKVRDKAVHKYMCDVIKGVNHQNHEIPFLILAEDITSDDDEHHAQESVKGLLGEHNPVIVTRAYHQLLPDLLRSAQYVLVAPGSERVPYSWLEPMACQRAVIANSDPGCEQYMRAGEDAVLVKPFDVKASVNAVLELFEDRALRLKVGISGCRVVHESHCRRRVMGKLEDIYRAAIDNYRSEERAAARAMAMHDFVQRSEALVASYDKMLYDLLFVESPEFRFRHWFTKVAESKSPAAPIASTVAKIFGVKHTNGNSSPP is encoded by the coding sequence ATGCGAGTAGGAATTATCAGTGCCAGCTTTCCACCCGACTTTGGTTGGGATGGCGGCGCCACTCGTGCTTATGAGCTTGCTATGGGCTTGAAAGCTGCTGGTCACGAAGTAGAAATCTTTGCCCTGGCGGCCGAAATTGAATCGGTAACAATTCAGGATGGAATGCGGGTGCATCGGGTTCTCGTCGATCAGAAGCTGGTGCAGCTTAAGGTCGTGCCCAAGACGACGCCCAACGTCCTCACTATCTGGAGCAGTCGATCTGCGCTCTGGAAGGCATTTTTAAAGGCTCATGCTCAGCGTCCTTTCGAGGTGCTTGATATTCCCAATATTTTGTGGGATGGTCTCTTGCCTTCAATTTCGGGGATGGTGCCGGTAGTAGTTCGATTGCAACAAAACCAATCTCTTTACGACAAGGAGAGCATAGGCGCAAAATCTGCGTTTTCGCTCGACAGTGAATTGGTAAATCAATTCTCTGATTTGACCTTGAACATGGCGGAAAAAATTTACTCACCGACTAAGGAGCTGGCTGCTGCTTTAGTTCCGAGCAACCCGGATAAAGTGGACATAGTCGCTGACCCGATCGATATGGATCGCTTCACCGTATATGGTGCTATGGCTATGCCCAAAGATTCAGACCGAAAGTTGGTTATCGTCGGGAAAGTCCGTGATAAAGCCGTACACAAGTATATGTGCGATGTGATCAAAGGCGTCAATCATCAAAATCACGAGATCCCGTTCCTTATCCTGGCTGAAGACATAACCAGCGATGATGACGAACATCATGCGCAAGAATCTGTGAAAGGGCTTCTAGGTGAGCACAATCCTGTTATTGTCACAAGAGCATATCATCAGCTGCTTCCCGATCTTTTGCGGTCCGCGCAGTACGTGCTGGTAGCTCCGGGATCTGAGCGAGTTCCTTATTCATGGCTCGAACCAATGGCCTGTCAGCGAGCTGTCATTGCCAATTCAGATCCGGGATGCGAGCAGTATATGCGAGCCGGTGAGGATGCAGTCCTGGTCAAACCATTTGATGTTAAAGCCAGTGTAAATGCTGTTTTGGAGCTGTTTGAGGACCGAGCACTGCGTCTCAAAGTTGGTATTTCCGGCTGTCGCGTTGTGCACGAGAGTCATTGCCGTCGACGTGTCATGGGCAAGTTGGAAGACATCTATCGAGCTGCAATCGACAATTATAGAAGCGAAGAACGAGCCGCCGCGCGCGCCATGGCAATGCATGACTTTGTGCAGCGTTCCGAAGCGCTGGTCGCCTCTTATGACAAGATGCTTTACGACCTGCTATTCGTTGAATCGCCGGAGTTTCGCTTCAGACATTGGTTCACTAAGGTTGCAGAATCAAAATCGCCGGCGGCACCGATTGCAAGTACTGTTGCTAAGATTTTCGGCGTTAAACATACTAACGGAAACAGCTCTCCACCCTGA
- a CDS encoding DUF4915 domain-containing protein, with translation MPIVKALAEKSIERVGTYQDVPDVVLVSAQHDRGMYLFHDGVIDRVSRGSITGLWLNDGILHFAYVSHDHARIGQINSDGEVSYRVNTEVGDIHDIRFFDGKFYAVSTVTNEICVMTEDGKLTERITFPGSGDAWHLNCLDNWNGKLVVSAFGEFDWHRQWKGNYKENGLVADVQTREILWKGLSQPHSPKLLPDGTKCICDSYAQKLLVDRDGEVKSVEFKGKYPRGLSFGEQNLYVGLSQSRRVDMLKAEEAKAGMAVVDRQTLAVKQFIPLPVVEIYDVLVLPAS, from the coding sequence ATGCCTATAGTTAAGGCTCTCGCTGAGAAATCAATCGAGCGCGTCGGCACATATCAAGACGTTCCTGATGTAGTGCTTGTCTCAGCTCAGCACGACCGCGGTATGTACCTGTTTCATGACGGCGTCATCGATCGCGTCAGCCGCGGCTCAATCACAGGGCTCTGGCTCAACGACGGCATTCTACACTTTGCCTATGTTTCACACGATCATGCCCGCATCGGTCAAATCAATAGTGATGGCGAAGTGTCTTATCGAGTCAACACGGAAGTCGGTGATATTCACGATATCCGTTTCTTTGATGGGAAATTCTACGCCGTGTCGACTGTCACCAACGAGATTTGCGTTATGACAGAAGACGGCAAGCTTACGGAACGTATCACTTTCCCCGGCTCTGGCGACGCGTGGCATCTCAACTGCCTGGATAACTGGAATGGCAAGCTAGTCGTTTCGGCGTTTGGTGAATTCGATTGGCACCGTCAGTGGAAAGGCAACTACAAGGAGAATGGGCTTGTAGCTGACGTGCAGACGCGTGAGATCTTGTGGAAGGGGTTGTCACAACCTCATTCACCAAAACTCTTGCCGGACGGCACCAAATGCATCTGTGATTCATATGCGCAGAAACTGCTTGTTGACCGCGACGGTGAGGTCAAAAGTGTTGAGTTCAAGGGTAAGTATCCGCGCGGGTTGTCTTTTGGGGAACAGAACCTTTATGTTGGTCTCAGTCAATCACGCCGGGTCGACATGCTCAAAGCGGAAGAAGCCAAAGCGGGAATGGCTGTTGTCGATCGCCAAACGCTGGCAGTGAAGCAATTCATTCCACTTCCGGTCGTAGAAATTTATGATGTGTTAGTGCTGCCGGCGAGTTGA